GTTGGGAAGAGTTTCAATCAGTCAGAGAAAAATATAATTGTAAAAATAATTATATTTCACTTCAATCAATAAGAATTGGGTTATAAATAATGAATGTAGTCATTTTTGGTGCGACATCTGCTATTGCAGAAGAAATTGCAAAGTGTTATGTCTCAAAAGCAGAACATATTATATTGCTCGCGAGAAATGAAGATAAGCTTGAAATGATAGCCAATGATCTTAAGGTTAGAGGAGCAAATGCGGTTAGTACATTATATTTCTCTGCATTAGAATACACTCAACATATTGAATTGGTAAATGAAGTATTTAGCATGGCTGATAAAATAGATGTTTGTGTGATCGCACATGGTAGTCTACCTAGCCAAGAAGCTTGTCAAAATGATGTTGAAATAACTTTAAAGGAAATTGCAATTAATGGAACGAGTGTCATTTCGTTGCTAACGCTTTTAGCGAATAGGTTTGAAAAGCAAGGTTCCGGAAGTATTGTCGTGATATCTAGTGTTGCAGGTGACAGGGGGCGTCAATCGAATTATGTGTATGGTGCTGCAAAAGGAATGGTATCTACATTTCTTCAGGGGTTGGCTCAGCGTTTGAGTAAAAATGATGTACATATACTTGATATTAAACCTGGTTTTGTTGATACGCCTATGACGGAATTATTCGTAAAAGGTATATTGTGGTCCAAACCAAGTCAAGTTGCTAAAACTATCGTCAAACGTATAGATTGTCGTTCTAGACGAAACTATGTTCCTGGTTTTTGGCAACTAATTATGTTTGTTATTAAAGTCATCCCACAGAGTATTTTTAATAAGATTAAATTATGATACATAAGAACTTAACTAAGTATTTTTTCTACTTTTTACCAATTTTTCTTTTGATTAGTTTTGGCCGATATGGTTTTGAAGATGCGGATACCGGTTTCTTAATGGGCTTAGGCTGGCGTTTTGCGAATGGTGAAATACCCTATGTCGATTTTTCATATGTTCGGCCATTTATGTCGATTGTGCATGCCGCTTTGATAGTGAAAGTTTTTCCAGATTTTTCTCAGTTGTTTACGTTGAAAATAGTACCTTTACTACAATTATTTTTTTCTGTTTGGTTAACTCTTCTTGCCTTAGAGAAAAAATATCTTTTAAATGTTACTGATATACTTAAATATAGAGTGGCTATAGCCGGATATATAATTGCAACGTCATCTTTAAGTTATTATATGATTTGGCATACGATAGATGGAATTTTCTATCAATCGATTGGTTTGTATTTCATTTCTCAAATACGTAGTAATCAAGAAATTTGCTCTTTATTTTTTGCATCTTTCTTCCTTTTCCTCGGAGTTTTATGTAAACAAAACTTCTTGGCAACTTTTTTTCTTTCATTCTTATTTGTTTTTATTGTTCATGGTCTAAAAACTACAGCAAAATACATTGGATTAAATCTGTTCATCATTTCTTCTGCCTTTTTGTTTATAAAATTTCTAGGTTTCGGTGATGTTTACTTCGATGCTATTTCGTCAAAGACAAGCATTTC
The Vibrio navarrensis DNA segment above includes these coding regions:
- a CDS encoding SDR family oxidoreductase → MNVVIFGATSAIAEEIAKCYVSKAEHIILLARNEDKLEMIANDLKVRGANAVSTLYFSALEYTQHIELVNEVFSMADKIDVCVIAHGSLPSQEACQNDVEITLKEIAINGTSVISLLTLLANRFEKQGSGSIVVISSVAGDRGRQSNYVYGAAKGMVSTFLQGLAQRLSKNDVHILDIKPGFVDTPMTELFVKGILWSKPSQVAKTIVKRIDCRSRRNYVPGFWQLIMFVIKVIPQSIFNKIKL